GACGTAGAGGAAACAAAATGCGGCCTGATGAAATGAGGTGCAACAACCATAAAATAATGAGAGTGTGGTTTGTTATAGCCGATTTCCACTTTCAGCCCCAGACAGTAGAAGGACCTTGTAGTGAGCAGCAATATATGGTTTATCTGTACATagtaaacatttaatttagatCAAAGGATAATATAAGACAAATGATGAGTCCAAAAAATGATATCAGGCATTTGCTTgcaaacaaaagtaaaaacatctgtcatgtcattataaatatgaatatatgaaaacatgtttctgtgtaaatTTCACATCAACCTGCTCCACGACTGAAACCTCAGACGCTAATGATGAccagtgtctgtttgttttttacatctgtaCATCAAAGCCAACTATAATGAATGATGATTTCCTGATGCCTGATTcccaaagcaaaaaaaaaaaaaaaaaacggagagAGACTTGTTTAAAGTGCCATGAAGAATCAGCAGTGCAGTGATTTCATGCACTGTGGTGATGGAGAGCTCAACTATTGCAGTATACTGTACGCGTGATATGCCTTTGACTTTACATGCTGAATGTTCCGTTCTTTCATCTCGACGTTGGCTTGTACTGTTGAAAGcgtgtttttttcctgcagataCAGAACGCCACCAGCAGCGGCGTTTGAGGGTCTGTTTATACACTACTTTGAAGGATCATGCCAAACTAACGTgctgtaaatatgtaaaaacacacgcagacactttgtcatgattatactgtaatgttttcacttaaaCCATGACAGGAGCTGCTTTTAATCCAGAATAGCTGATATGTAATAACAATGATCTATAAGTAGTTTATAAGCAAACCTTCAAATGCACTGAAGTGCTGCGAGGTAACTCTGTATATCCaaattcttttgtctttttctgtcgtATAGTGTCTTGTCTGTCATTGCCAACCGACTGCCATACTGGAGGATCTTGAAAGTACTTCTCAGCATCCTGACTAAATGATTGCGCTCATTCTCTTCTGTTGAATGTCATCCTGTACTGTGCCGTAATAAggaaaagcacatttttttgcATTCTGTAAAGGAGCTGTCCTGTATCATTTGTGAATAGTGTAAATAATCACGCTGATGGTATAGTGTATCAGTTTGGGGTTTTttgggggagggtgggggttGTTTGAGCTCTTCTGAGACAGGACTGTGTTTAAAGTgtgagtttttctttattcGGCGACGATGCTGTGAATAAgatgtatgtacagtatttacGTGACTTTGGCTGACTGCTGAGGTCAGCCGTTTCCTTCCTGTTGTTAGAGTAGAGTCGCAGGCCTGAACTCAGCCAGAACGGAGCCATCTCATTTGACTGGTGCCTGctgagttgttttttgtttgttttggttttggtttttttgcAGTTGCTAAAATACTGCTGTTATAATAACCATCAATTTTTGGAGTACTGCTATTAAATGACATTATACAATTGACTGCTAATGTTGTCGCGTGTGgttctgaacacacacacacatatttacagatGCAGCTTCACAGCAGCGAGGAGTAACGTGTATATCTTCACTGCTGtggattttctttaaatgagaaacatttttcatcatATTGGCATAGAGCCAGGGTGAATTAGTATTTACCGGTATCCTGCCACAAGAGGGAGCTGGACACTGGCTTCCCTTCTTCTGGCCTGTGTGAGGGTGTGAGAGGAATGAACTCCCATGGGCCCCTGTGCATTGACCGGACATCGTCTGTCTGTGCAGCTAAGCTTGACTCAGACAGCTGTTTCGTTGAAAGGTCTGGAGCAGAGACGAGAATAGCCCTCGTTCACTGCTCTGATGTAACGCTCTGTCCATCGTGCAGGCAGCACTCACTTGCCGATCAATGCAAATTTAACATGAACCAAAACCTtaacacagactgaaaacatgtcttcaccttaaaagtCACTGATTTATGTTATTAGAACTTGCTTTTGTCCCCACAAGGAAAACACGTCCTCATAATGTGAACCAGCTCATACAGCAACCTTGGAATTTAGGAGTCACATGGAAAACTGAATTTTTACTTTAGTAATATACATAACTTACATTTTCTGAGAATAAATCATAtcatacaaaaatgtaaaataataatcatcacaaGCAAGGCCAGATTACgacagagtattagggccatatgtattttaattagaaaagtcataatattactgTGCTTGCCGAAGTTCTactccttctggatccaaaccCGTGGACCATTGTTTTCGTGAGAAGCTACGAACCCTCTTATTTACCTCACAGTCGAACACCGgcaaacatttcctccatcACAAAACAGACAATTCCCTCCTGGTCTGTGTGGTTCTTCTGTCAGCATAGACTCAGTTTCTTGCACAATTTCTTCACAGCCCTGATTATGTGATGCCtaaagattaaatatttaattatttgtgctAATTTAATAGGATGCTCAATATTCCTCATTTTAGAGCAGGCGATAAGATGATCCTTTGACATTTCTCCTCTAACATGACACGTGGAATATGACCTTATTCTCATGATACTGCTTTTCTTTCGAGATCaaagatttttcttctttcgTGTTTCACTAATACTCCTTCGTATCAGACACTTATGGCATGGTGCTAATTAAAGGGTTAGCATTAAGCTAATTTAAAGGGCCACCCAAGATTTTTTGTGTTGCATAAATGATAAAATTGGGGATCTCACAAAAGAAAGATTAATTTGAAAAATTTTCTAAATCAAAGCAGTGGAGGTTGTAACATCCTAAATTTTAGACCCTTGACTGTATcaacctgcagaaacactggaTCCTACAATTCCCATAAAtcaacagtttttttcattCATCCTCCCCAAAGAGTCTCAAGCCCAAACAGAGACGaccttgatgacatcatgaaAGTCATTTTTTGATCTTACTTCTGTGGAGCACTTCTTTTATGCTAACACTGACTTATGAATAAAAGTGTTTCAACAAGAAATAATAGCTGATGGAAtcaaagcagcagtttgtggCGGcaatccattcacacacaagtAAATATACATGTGCAGGCAAATTTACAAGCTGCCAGTTTGGAGGTGGAGTGGAAAAGAAGTTGACGAGGAAGCCAATGTGGATCGGTGTGTAGCAGACGATGAACACGATCATGTTTGCTGAAACCAGACCAacaatgcttttcttttcctctgactTGTCATCCGTCTTTGACAGAATAGAGATGATTTGactggaacaaaacaaaatgatcaCCAGTGGCGTGAGGAAGCCGAGGATGACCATAATCAGGATGAACTGTATATGAAGCGGGAGATTCTTGCATCTTTCATAACACGTCCAGAGTCTCTCCGGGTAGTTCTCCTTTCGGAAAACCACCGATCCTGTCACCATAAGTCCCCAAATAACCACGCACACGGCAACAGCtaccatcttcttcctcctccaccatcgGGCGTGCAGGGGGAACCTCACAGCCAGGTAGCGGTGGACACTGATGGCGGTCGTGGTCATGATGCTGGCGTACATGTTGGTGAAGTGAACGTTCATGAGGAAAGTACACAAGGTGGTCTTTGGCAGGCAGAAGTAGGCGTCGAAGATCCTGAAGGGAAGGAAGAGGACGAGGGCAGAGTCAGCTATAGCCAGGTTGAACATGTAGATGTGGGTGTCCGTCCAGGAGTCTCGCTTTGCGATGAAGGCGCGCAGAGCTGCAGCGTTGATGAGGAAACCAAGGAGGAACAAAAGAGTGTAAGCCAAACCCTGGAGGTGGTCTACCTTGCAGCTGGTGTCGGTGATGTTCATGTTTTCCTGAAAGAAGTTATGCCATTGGAGTATTTTAGACTAGAGAAAAGCATAATTATTGAGATACAACAAAAAGCTGAGCATATAAAACATACAACAATAAGTACTAATTCagtaataatactaatactaataaaaataaacggattaccatgaaacctaGTGGAGGAATGCGATATGTGTCAGGGAAGGAACCGTTAAATTCGTGTGTAGATTTCTTTCCACTTAACATTGGGAGATAAGGCATTTctggacattttgactgatttcccagggaataatcagtgaatcttgatgaaaaataatcaggcGTATTTAAAGGGTGGATATTTACGAGTGTTTTGGGTTGTTGGTATCACAAAGGTGCACAGTGGAGCCACAGCATTTTACTGTTATTGCACCTGAACATTTAATGCCTCTGGGCAGTTTGATGAGGAAACCAAGGAGGAACAAAAGAGTGTAAGCCAAACCCTGGAGGTGCTCTACCTTGCAGCTGGTGTCGGTGATGTTCATGTTTTCCTGAAAGAAGTTATGCCATTGGAGTATTTTAGACTAGAGAAAAGCATAATTATTGAGATACAACAAAAAGCTGAGCATATAAAACATACAACAATAAGTACTAATTCagtaataatactaatactaataaaaataaacggattaccatgaaacctaGTGGAGGAATGCGATATGTGTCAGGGAAGGAACCGTTAAATTCGTGTGTAGATTTCTTTCCACTTAACATTGGGAGATAAGGCATTTctggacattttgactgatttcccagggaataatcagtgaatcttgatgaaaaataatcaggcGTATTTAAAGGGTGGATACTTACGAGTGTTTTGGGTTGTTGGTATCACAAAGGTGCACAGTGGAGCCACAGCATTTTACTGTTATTGCACCTGAACATTTAATGCCTCTGGGCAGTTTGGACAAGATCAAAGTTTACCAAAagcaaaaatctgaaaataggGACATTGGAGTGTTGTTTTGCAACAGATGTGGGTGAAAAGAGAAGCTCTCTTGTGGTCAAAGTTATAGTTCCGTAACTTCACAACTACATGCAATTAGTTTATATTATCACAGCCGAACTCAAAGTGTTTGCTCACAACACTACAACTAACGTTAATGTAAGAAATCAACAACTCTGTGAATCTACTAGTTGAATTACTGTGTATATTATAAAACCATTTTTGAACTCTCGCTTTTATGAAGCAGGGGGACATCAGCCAATTTACATGGTTGCAAAAGTCTCAGTTTCCTGAtaatattacacacacacacacacacatataaagtTTAGGAAAAAGAAGCAAGCAGTAAAACATTTATGTTGCTGTACTTACCAAGTGAGCTGAACTCCTGAGCATTAACCTCACTGCACTTGACACACTTGACACAGACATGCATCTGTGTCAagtgtgtctttttatttgcaGGATTCTGAGTAAACGTCTGTGAACGTAACACCCTTTCCTCTGTGGTCTGTCGTCTTTTTCTATTTCAGTAGATGCCGGAAATTATTATAGAGACTTACTTACAAGGGTAATTTGAAAGTTGTGTAAGCTGGTGTGAACAGAGGTTGTGATAGTGCAGCACTTGGTTGTAGcacatctgtttcctgtttgcctTTTTAGTCAACGCTGctgaatatacattttttaattaaaaaaaaaatgtgtgaagtaGGAAGAGAGACAAcatctcacacgcacacacacacgaggtgAAAGCGCAAAGTCAAGAAAGAGCTGCAGATTGGAAAAGGAAATAGCATGATGTCcctgagcagcaggaggcacGATTTTAAACACAGAGTAATCACTCTTCGACATCTAATGAAGAGAAATGGGTCAAGGTTTTGTTCTGTCGGATGAAACAAGCAGAAATTTCTGCATAAAGCAACATGAAGGTGCTGGGCTTTTGCTTGgaaaatgtgtgtcagtgtgtcagcaCGCTGACTGGGAAAATGTTTGTCCCACACAATATTTTCCATTGTCATCCATCAATTGAGGAGCAAAAAATAGCCTGCAATTTCTCCTTAAGCTTGTCGACAACTGACAGCCTCAGTGGAACAGCCACAGCCCGCCGATCGAAACCCCTGTTTGTGGAAGAACCTTTGTAAATAAAGGTCTGGATTCAATAAGACAGATAGCTGGAACAGATTGAGTAATCTTGGAGACATCTGCAGGCCTGTCACTGCCTTCACGCAGCTCCAGCCGATCTGCTCCGTATTCCTGAGTTATTTTGTCAATATCTCCTCAGCAGAGTGTTTCTGTCCAGGCAGACAGATGGGGGCTGAGGGGAGCTGGACTCCGGTTCAGCTGAAACTCACACACACGAGGCAGACACTGCACAATGACACTTAATGAGCACTTAATTAGAAATGACTTAGAACCCGGTCATACAGTATTTCGTATACTGTATGTGCTGATAAACACATGTGAATGAAgggtggatagatagatagatagatagatagatagatagatagatagatagatagatagatgtatctgtgtgtgtgtgtgcgcatgtctatctatagttatgacGGACAATTTgggttcaataccatcattgtgacaACATTCTGGCTGTAACaaaggggttagggttagaatgaggtttaggttagggttaggcatttagttgtgatggtttaggttagggtaaggggttaGTGAAtacattatgtcaatgagtgtcctcacaactattgaaagacatgcatgtgtgtgtgtgtgtgtgtgtgtgtgtgtgtgtgtgtgtgtgtgtgtgtgtgtgtgtgtgtgtgtgtgtgtgtgtgtgtgtgtgtgtgtgtgtgtgtggttttgctTTGTTTATATCACTGTAACTATGTCTTACAGTGATTATGAGCCTGTGTCTCTCGTGGGGTCTGAATCACTTGTTGATCACAGACGAAGTATATTCACTTTGTGTTCCACGACACAAAACCCTGAATTCTGATTGAACGTTATGTCTGAGTCAACCTTTGAAAAATTCAGTTTGAGTGATATTCAGTTCACGAGTATTTATGATTGACAACATTGAAATGGGTTGGGAGCAGAGGACCTTACTGTCAAGAACAAAGACGAAAAAAACGATAAAGAGAGACTGAAACGGCTTGTCCAAAATAATCATGAACCTTGACCAGACTGCACAGATGAATGATTGTCTGCACTCTTATCATTATCGTACAAACACTGCACTCATACAATCATGTAATAATAAAGAAAGGTACTCTGAGGTTGTCGCACACAGGCCTTCAACTTGGAGAGATGAGGTCATGGTtgcaaaacaacataaaagaaacattgagaaaatgaaaaagaaagactgGTTCTGGCTCCTGGCGACACTGAGCACAACGACTCTCTCTGTAACACTAACCTTAAATGTTTAATACAGAAGAATGGTTTAGTTTGAGAGGaataaattgattttaagaggaaaaagaggtCTGTTTTAGTGAGGGAGGACAGTGATACAAAGATCCACATTGTAGGCTCAGAGCTCTCTGTGTATTTTTCATCACTGATCATAGTTAAAATTAGAATTAAAGTGTCATATGATAAAAAGTGTTGTACAACTAAACCCAAATCTGGATTTTGTAAGTGTTGCTACAAAGGTCCAGTGTTTTAAGCTACTTTCAGTCAAAATACATCAATGTGAGCAAAGTGCAAAGACGATACAAATGTCAGCCTTAAAGCATAGATTTCAGAATCAAAATGCGAAACCAGCCAGCACAGGAAATCAATTGACAGAGAGAAACCAAGCGTGAATATCTGAGGAGCTgttattgaaaaagaaaatgacggAAATCTGAAAACCTGatctgtaaaacagaaaaaatccTGACGGGCTAAATGGAACAGTTGAGAACACACGGCACAAAAACAGATGTCAGAGAATGAAGGTTTTGGAGAATGAAGTTGCCCTTTTTACTTGTTGTTTGGTGTAGTCGAATCTATTTTTAGTGGATACAATTTGGTTTCAGGAAAGTTTTTGGCTTGGCCTTTCTAGACAGAGGAGTCGACCCGCTCCATTAAGTCTGCGGCCTCTGAACTGTAATGTAGACTATTTAAAGCCAGAGGGGGAAACCATCAGCCCATTAGAGAAAAGGCTGAAGGTTAAGGTGATGCCGCCTGCAGCTCTGGAGATGCAGTGGCTTGTAAATTGTTTGTAATTAACATATTAATGCATGTTCACACTGAAATGATCTTCACAATTAAGACATGTACAAGGAGCCGCCTGCAAGGCAGCCGAAACCATGGATTAAATCCAGTTTATGAGTAATCACAGCTTGTTTTTCTGCCAGTTATTGCATTCTTTGTTTCTGAGATTTTATTAAAAGCTGCTCTTTGCTTTATTCTCTGAAAATAAAGGCATAAATCTAATATTGAACAGGATATGAAGGGGGTTCAGTGTTTCGGATGCAGCCTGTTGTtatcattaatttgttttcaattcTTTTAGGCCGACtctgttttcacagagataTTTTCCAGATCTAGCCGGATGTGGTGTGTCGTTGCAGATATGTTTGTGTGCTGTAGtcttggtctctctctctcattttttcTTGACTcatgtctgcctgtctgttgGCGtgcaccccctcccctccctcccctcccctcccctcgccTCGCCTGTCTCTCTCTAACCGTCCAGCTATCTCTCCTTCCTGCCTCTCTGAATTCATTCCTGTTTGTCTGGTGCTGTTTGAAAGTGCCCTTTACACGTCAGTATAGTGAGGCGGGGGCGGTAGGTGGATGAGCATTGGGAAGgtggctgtggtggtggtggtggaggtggaggtggtggtggaggtggaggtggcggAGGTGGGGGGGATTCCATGGCTCTAACTAGGTCAGTGAAGACACACCCCTCTCTCCCCTTGCTGTGCCCCTGCTCTCCACCCTCCTGTCTCCTTTCcctccattttttccccctctacCCCCCCCACTGTGACGCAATGCAGACTTTCTGCACAGGCCTGCTGTTTCTCCCCTCTGATACCTCTgaatctgaaaaacacacagtgcactCTTACACTTCATTCCATGACAGTGATGCACGCTGCAAAATCAGCATATAAGCAAACCAGGCAGCAGGCGTACAAACTTGCACTTTTTCACAAATGTCAGTCAAACTGGCTGAATCAGCTGCACCACATGGATCCAGTGTTCAGCTCAGAGTTCCAGTGATTTGGCTACTGCTTTTTGTTGTGATTACAAA
Above is a window of Hippoglossus hippoglossus isolate fHipHip1 chromosome 17, fHipHip1.pri, whole genome shotgun sequence DNA encoding:
- the LOC117778279 gene encoding G-protein coupled receptor 35, which codes for MLRSSAHLENMNITDTSCKVDHLQGLAYTLLFLLGFLINAAALRAFIAKRDSWTDTHIYMFNLAIADSALVLFLPFRIFDAYFCLPKTTLCTFLMNVHFTNMYASIMTTTAISVHRYLAVRFPLHARWWRRKKMVAVAVCVVIWGLMVTGSVVFRKENYPERLWTCYERCKNLPLHIQFILIMVILGFLTPLVIILFCSSQIISILSKTDDKSEEKKSIVGLVSANMIVFIVCYTPIHIGFLVNFFSTPPPNWQLVNLPAHVYLLVCEWIAATNCCFDSISYYFLLKHFYS